One Corynebacterium efficiens YS-314 DNA segment encodes these proteins:
- a CDS encoding malate dehydrogenase produces the protein MNSPKKITVTGAAGQIAYSLLWRIANGEVYGADTPVELNLLEIPDALGGAEGVAMELSDSAFPLLHNINITADLNEAFDGANAAFLVGAKPRGKGEERAALLSNNGKIFGPQGKAINDHAAQDIRVLVVGNPANTNALIAMSNAPDVPQSRFNAMMRLDHNRAISQLATKTGRLSSEFQDVVVWGNHSAAQFPDITYATVGGEKVSDLVDHDWYVNEFIPRVAKRGAEIIEVRGKSSAASAASSAVDHMRDWIQGTETWASAAIPSTGAYGIPEGIILGLPTVSRNGEWEVVEGLEINDFQRARIDANVEELQGEREAVKDLL, from the coding sequence ATGAATTCCCCCAAGAAGATCACCGTGACCGGAGCCGCCGGCCAGATTGCCTACTCACTGCTCTGGAGGATCGCCAATGGTGAGGTGTACGGCGCAGACACCCCGGTTGAACTCAACCTGCTGGAGATCCCCGATGCACTCGGTGGTGCCGAGGGCGTGGCCATGGAGCTGTCCGACTCCGCCTTCCCGCTGCTGCACAACATCAATATCACCGCGGACCTGAACGAGGCCTTCGACGGCGCGAACGCCGCCTTCCTGGTCGGTGCCAAGCCACGTGGCAAGGGCGAGGAGCGCGCTGCGCTGCTGTCCAACAACGGCAAGATTTTCGGCCCCCAGGGCAAGGCCATCAATGACCACGCCGCCCAGGACATCCGGGTGCTGGTGGTGGGCAACCCGGCCAACACCAACGCGCTGATCGCCATGTCCAACGCCCCTGATGTCCCGCAGTCCCGTTTCAACGCCATGATGCGCCTGGACCACAACCGTGCGATCTCCCAGCTGGCCACCAAGACCGGTCGTCTGTCCTCGGAGTTCCAGGATGTCGTCGTGTGGGGTAACCACTCCGCAGCCCAGTTCCCGGACATCACCTACGCCACCGTCGGCGGCGAGAAGGTCTCCGACCTGGTGGACCATGACTGGTATGTCAACGAGTTCATCCCGCGCGTGGCCAAGCGTGGCGCGGAGATCATCGAGGTCCGCGGCAAGTCCTCCGCCGCATCCGCCGCGTCCTCCGCGGTTGACCATATGCGTGACTGGATCCAGGGCACCGAGACCTGGGCCTCCGCCGCGATCCCGTCCACCGGCGCCTACGGCATCCCCGAGGGGATCATCCTCGGCCTGCCGACCGTATCCCGCAACGGCGAGTGGGAGGTCGTCGAGGGCCTGGAGATCAACGACTTCCAGCGTGCGCGCATCGACGCCAACGTCGAGGAGCTCCAGGGCGAGCGCGAGGCCGTCAAGGATCTGCTCTAA
- a CDS encoding Hsp70 family protein, whose protein sequence is MRFGIDVGTTRTIAAVVDRGNYPVVTVEDYLGDAQEYIPSVVALDGDRIVVGWEAMKLGPDDPSLVRSFKRIMSDHSVTADTPVQLGHTTRPLGEVLRAYAETVVDTLRDFQATLDDSSPIEVVLGIPANAHTAQRLLTLSAFCEAGAEVAGLVNEPSAAAFEYTHRHARTLNSRRSGIVIYDLGGGTFDASLIRVDGTTHEVMGSLGISHLGGDDFDVILAECALRAAGKPGVPSRTLIDEARSAKESLVPQSRRLVIDVDGEDVVVPVADFYDAAMPPVEQTIEVMTPLIGTDDLRESEIAGIYLVGGASSLPLISRVLRERFGRRVHRAPFTAGATAVGLAIAADPESGFHLRDKLSRGIGVFREFDGGRTVSFDPLITRETKPDADGRITVTRRYRAAHNVGWFRFVEYDSFNEEDGSPGDISLLGELKVPFDPSIIDVDAVEITHFDGPEIEETVMVNSDGIASIRIAVQGGVVVEHTPKVTLALQ, encoded by the coding sequence ATGCGTTTTGGGATCGACGTCGGAACGACGCGCACAATTGCGGCCGTAGTCGACCGCGGAAACTATCCAGTTGTGACCGTGGAGGACTACCTCGGCGATGCACAGGAATACATCCCCTCAGTGGTGGCACTGGACGGGGATCGAATCGTCGTGGGTTGGGAGGCGATGAAGCTCGGGCCCGATGACCCCAGCCTGGTGCGTTCCTTCAAACGGATCATGTCGGACCACTCCGTCACCGCGGACACCCCGGTCCAGCTCGGCCACACCACCCGCCCCCTCGGTGAGGTGCTGCGCGCGTATGCCGAGACCGTGGTGGACACCCTGCGGGATTTCCAGGCCACACTGGATGACTCCTCCCCCATCGAGGTCGTGCTCGGCATCCCGGCCAACGCCCACACCGCCCAGCGGCTGCTCACCCTCTCCGCGTTCTGCGAGGCCGGCGCGGAGGTCGCGGGCCTGGTCAATGAACCGAGTGCGGCGGCCTTCGAGTACACACACCGTCATGCGCGCACCCTGAACTCCCGTCGCTCCGGCATCGTCATCTACGATCTCGGCGGCGGCACCTTCGATGCCTCACTCATCCGCGTCGACGGCACCACCCATGAGGTCATGGGATCGCTGGGCATCTCCCACCTCGGTGGCGATGACTTCGATGTGATCCTCGCCGAGTGCGCGCTCCGAGCCGCCGGTAAGCCCGGCGTCCCCAGCCGGACGCTTATCGACGAAGCCCGCAGCGCCAAGGAGTCCCTTGTGCCCCAGTCCCGCCGTCTGGTGATCGATGTCGACGGCGAGGATGTTGTTGTGCCGGTCGCCGACTTCTACGACGCCGCGATGCCGCCGGTCGAGCAGACCATCGAGGTGATGACCCCACTCATCGGCACCGATGATCTCCGCGAATCCGAGATCGCCGGTATCTACCTGGTCGGCGGGGCGTCCTCCCTGCCGCTGATCTCACGGGTGTTGCGTGAACGCTTCGGCCGGCGGGTCCACCGCGCGCCCTTCACCGCCGGGGCCACCGCCGTCGGACTGGCCATCGCCGCCGACCCGGAGTCGGGCTTCCACCTGCGTGACAAGCTCTCCCGTGGCATCGGCGTGTTCCGCGAATTCGACGGCGGCCGTACCGTGAGCTTCGACCCGCTGATCACCCGGGAGACCAAGCCGGATGCCGATGGTCGCATCACGGTCACCCGTCGCTACCGCGCCGCACACAATGTCGGCTGGTTCCGGTTCGTGGAATATGACAGCTTCAACGAGGAGGACGGCAGCCCCGGGGACATCTCCCTGCTGGGTGAGCTGAAGGTTCCCTTCGACCCCTCCATCATCGATGTCGATGCAGTGGAGATCACCCACTTCGACGGCCCGGAGATCGAGGAGACCGTGATGGTCAACTCCGACGGTATTGCCTCCATCCGCATCGCGGTGCAGGGTGGTGTGGTGGTGGAACACACCCCCAAGGTGACGCTGGCGCTGCAGTAG